The following coding sequences are from one Liolophura sinensis isolate JHLJ2023 chromosome 12, CUHK_Ljap_v2, whole genome shotgun sequence window:
- the LOC135479370 gene encoding oocyte zinc finger protein XlCOF6-like → MTQNQPDIKPDVSPCLTATTQNQREIKPNVSPSLTVSTPNQYEIKPEASPCLIVTTQNQYEIKPDVTPCLTVTTPNQHEIKPDAFPYLTAMNQNQPDTVHEPSTSESSLPLTSGNLLADVTDSGVKVYKCSLCNYKSSERSCLRAHLRTHKGDKAFKCPVCDYRCHQKRALIIHARSHTRKDAFKCSLRDKSKEKKHHPKQVRPRKGDKPFKCTFCDYRCSVRGHMIIHTRTHTGEKPFQCSLCDYRCSVKSSLRIHTRTHTGEKPFKCSLCDYRCSVKSSLRIHTTTHTGEKPFKCSLCDCRCSVKSSLRIHTRTHTGEKPFKCSLCDYRCSVKSSLRIHTRTHTGEKAFKCSLCDYRCSVKSSLRIHTRTHTGEKPFKCSLCDYRCSVKSSLRIHTRTHTGEKPFKCSLCDYRCSVKSSLRIHTRTHTEEKPFKCSRCDYRCCVKSQLTGHERTHTGEKPFKCTWRDYRCAERTLLTIHIRAHTCEKPFKCTLCDKEFKLRAHLTMHIRSHTGEKPFKCTYCDYRCNDKRNLTTHVRIHTGEKPFKYPFCDFRCSQKSHLTTHVKRHTGEKPYKCTVCDYRCKDKSSLTAHARIHTGEKPFKCTLCDYTCSQNSSLHTHARTHTGEKRFKCSSCDYRCANKSTLTTHVKKHSGEKSDLTPQSSR, encoded by the coding sequence ATGACTCAAAACCAGCCTGATATCAAGCCAGATGTCTCTCCCTGTCTGACAGCTACGACTCAAAACCAGCGAGAAATCAAGCCAAATGTCTCTCCCAGTCTGACAGTTTCGACTCCAAACCAGTATGAGATCAAACCAGAAGCATCTCCCTGTCTGATAGTTACGACTCAAAACCAGTATGAGATCAAGCCAGATGTCACTCCCTGTCTGACAGTTACGACTCCAAACCAGCATGAGATCAAGCCAGATGCATTTCCTTATCTAACAGCTATGAATCAAAATCAGCCTGATACTGTTCACGAGCCCAGCACCTCTGAGAGTTCTCTGCCATTAACATCTGGAAACCTTTTGGCCGACGTCACAGACTCTGGCGTGAAAGTTTACAAATGCAGTTTGTGTAACTACAAAAGTAGTGAACGGAGTTGTTTGAGAGCACATCTGAGAACTCACAAAGGAGATAAAGCATTTAAATGCCCCGTATGTGACTACAGATGTCATCAAAAAAGAGCTTTGATTATACATGCCAGATCTCACACAAGAAAGGACGCTTTTAAATGCAGCCTTCGTGACAAATCTAAAGAGAAGAAGCATCACCCAAAACAAGTTCGACCTAGAAAAGGAGATAAGccgtttaagtgtactttttgtgattacagatgtagtgtaAGAGGTCATATGATAATCCACACCAGAACCCACACAGGGGAGAAACCGTTTCAGTGTTCTTTGTGTGACTACAGATGTAGTGTAAAGTCAAGCTTGAGAATCCATACTAGAACccacacaggagagaaaccgTTTAAGTGTTCTTTGTGTGACTACAGATGTAGTGTAAAGTCAAGCTTGAGAATCCATACTACAACccacacaggagagaaaccgTTTAAGTGTTCTTTGTGTGACTGCAGATGTAGTGTAAAGTCAAGTTTGAGAATCCACACCAGAACccacacaggagagaaaccgTTTAAGTGTTCTTTGTGTGACTACAGATGTAGTGTAAAGTCAAGTTTGAGAATCCATACCAGAACCCACACAGGAGAGAAAGCGTTTAAGTGTTCTTTGTGTGACTACAGATGTAGTGTAAAGTCAAGCTTGAGAATCCATACTAGAACccacacaggagagaaaccgTTTAAGTGTTCTTTGTGTGACTACAGATGTAGTGTAAAGTCAAGCTTGAGAATCCATACTAGAACccacacaggagagaaaccgTTTAAGTGTTCtttgtgtgattacagatgtagtgtaAAGTCAAGCTTGAGAATCCATACTAGAACACATACAGAGGAGAAACCATTTAAATGTTCCAGATGTGATTATAGATGTTGTGTAAAGAGTCAGCTAACCGGGCATGAAAGaactcacacaggagagaaaccattcaaatgtacctggCGTGACTACAGATGTGCCGAAAGGACACTTTTGACTATACATATCAGAGCTCACACATGCGAgaaaccattcaaatgtacctTGTGTGATAAAGAATTTAAGCTGAGGGCTCATCTAACAATGCACATAAGATCTCACACAGGGGAGAAACCATTTAAATGTACCTATTGCGACTACAGGTGTAATGATAAGAGAAATCTAACAACTCATGTCAGGATTCACACAGGGGAGAAACCATTCAAGTATCCCTTCTGTGACTTTAGGTGTTCCCAGAAGAGCCATTTAACTACGCATGTCAAAAGGCACACAGGGGAGAAACCATACAAGTGTACCGTGTGTGACTACAGATGTAAAGACAAGAGCTCCTTAACTGCACATGCCAGAATTCATACTGGGGAgaaaccattcaaatgtacctTGTGTGACTACACGTGTAGTCAAAATAGCTCTTTACACACCCATGCCAGAACTCACACAGGAGAAAAGCGTTTTAAATGTTCCTCGTGTGATTACCGATGTGCGAACAAATCGACTCTCACTACCCATGTCAAAAAGCACTCTGGCGAGAAATCTGACTTAACACCTCAGAGCTCACGCTGA